DNA sequence from the Sulfurimonas sp. HSL3-1 genome:
TTTGAAAAACTCAAAAATTTCTTCATGTGTTTCAGCGTAACGGACCACCTGTTTCTCGTCAGTGTCGGTGTTAAACTCCTCGATCCAAGCGCCAACAACATCAATTTCGGGATGGACCGACATAAAACTGTGTTGTACCGCGATCCGTTCCGGCACGCAAATGTCGTCCGTATCCATCCGAACGATATAAACATACCCTTCTTTCAGTGCATGACTAATTAACTCGTTAAACGTGAAACTGACACCCCGATTTGTACTCCGCTCGCCGAAGTACTGGATCTGTCCACTCGCATAAAGATCGAGAAGATAATCATGCAACAAAGGAAGCACCGGGCCGTCTTCCTTGACAAAAATATCAAAGTCCCGCCTCGTCTGCGCAAACAGCGAAGCAAACATCGCCTTGCTTTCCTTCAGATCACTGTTGATGTAGAAGCTAAGCAAAACGACCGTATCTTGTTTCAAATGCTGTCCTCTCTGCATGCCTCGGCCATATTGGAAGGTTTATTATAGCGCAAGAAGTCAGCGCAAAAATATCTCTGGTAGATTTTGTTCATGTCCGTTTGCCACTCTCGCTTTGAGCGCCGTCACGAGGTGCCTGGTCTCGTCATTCGTATCGGGTTCTATATGCGATGCCGCGAACTCTTGCGGCAGATCAAGACGCGGATTCACTCGAATCTGCCGCTGTTTGGCAAACGCGACAATACTGTCAACAACACGCTGCGGAGAGCGGCACAAGTCCTCATAGGTAATCCTGATCGTATCACCCGGCAGACTTTGAGACAGAATCGATTCGTGTATGGAGACCAGCTGATCCGCTACACGCTCATACCGGCTGTTATACTCTTTTTCGCTGCAGGCTTTGGGCCGCAGGGAACTCCACTCCTCTCCGGAGATTTTTAGCAGTGAGTACGCGTTGGAAAGCAAATCTCTTGAAACATACACAAAGACAATGCGATCGAAGTGTGCCCGCATCTGTTCCATGGAAAAGGCATGGCCGAGATAGCCTGTAATAAACGGTTCATCGGGGGAAGCCAGCATATCCAGTACCCCTTTGAGTTCCCGAAGCTTTTCGGGCTTTAACGCTCCGGCATCCTCCTGCAGTGTCTGCCCCGACCAATAAGACCAGAATTTCAACCCTTCGGCCTCCCCGCATAGTCCCGGGACAAAGCCATGGGTGGACGAGAAGCTGCTGATATGGCGTCGGCAAAGGAGTTTGGACACGACCCCGCCCAACGCCGGTGTAGCATAAAGCAGGTTCCAGATATTTGTCAAATGCGTGTTCTTCAGGGCGGTCGTCAACACCTGATATGTCAGTGTAGAACCGCTCCGCGGAGGAGCAACAATGCAGACAACCGGGATATCCCTGGGAGGGTGCAGGCGCAAAGGTAATCGGAACAGATGGTCCAACGGCGCACAGAAACGGTAAAGATCCTGAAACGTGCGTGCATATCGGATGATAGGGCTTTCTCTACCGTAACTCAAGACTTCTCCTGACCTCTTCGTGTTTTAATAAAACTGTCACCCTGGCGGCAAATTTATTCCGAAATGACGCGATAATCCTACGAAACGGATAAAGCAGACGCACGGCAAGCTGTACGGACGGTCTGTAGACAACATGCATGCGGCAGTAGGCCTTTCTGAATCCGAATTTGCGGATGAGATACTGCTGGACACTGGTGTCATGTGCGAGACTGCGAGCACCGTCGTCGATATAGCGCACCTCTTTTTGATGAAGGTAGTAGTCGTTCAGCGTGTAAAAGAGTGCTTCGCTCGGATTGAGGTGGAAATAGTCCGGATCGAACCGGACGGTATCGTACTTGCAGCAACCTTCGGTGATCCGGGTAGCAGCAAACGCGATCATCATCCCCTCCGGGTCCAGAACACTCCAAAATTCCCAAAAAGGCTCTTGCATTTTACGGATCGAAGCGACGAACATTTCCCGGCTGCCGGGGCCCGCCGAGCTCCTGTACTTTTCAAAGGCTTTCACATGCACCGGCCAACCGTTTTCGGCAATATCATCGGCTCCGGTACGCCGCACCGTACAGTGCTTCAGTCCCCGTCGCACTTCGTAACGAACTTTCCGGCCGAGGGATTCAAGCGTGTCGGGTGTATCTTTGATGATGTACCAGAACGCCGTCTCTTGCCCTCTGTCAAAATCGCTTATCCAGCGTATGAAATAGGCCCCGCTCCGTTTCAGCAGTTCGCGGGCCTCTTCGCGGCTCAACGCTACCGGCACGTGCGGAGGAACATCGGGGATCAATACCTGCTGGTATAGGACCCATGTCACCCCCTTATATTCAAGCATTAATCACTCCCCCACGCCTCGTCCTCTACTCTGTAGAGTCGCTGTTCGGCTTGCACTGATTTTTCAGCAATGCATCGACGATGATTCCGCTTGCGTTCCCGTTGCCGTAAAGCTCCGGTTTCCGCTCGTCAAAAAGCTGCTTGTGACGCAACATCTTTTCGGAGGCATCGATGATCGTGTTCCTGTCCGCACCCGTCAGCAGATTGAACCCATGCTCCACCAGCTCCGTCCATTCGGTTTCATCACGCAGCGTGATACAGGGTTTTTCAAAAAAGAAGGCTTCTTTTTGCAGCCCCCCGCTGTCCGTCATCACCAGCGCACAGTGCGTGAGCAGGTATACCATCTCCAGATATCCCACCGGGTCGATGATAATAAGACGATCATGAAGAGAACGGATACCCAATGCCGTAAGCTTGGCCCTCGTCCTCGGATGAAGCGGCAGAATAAGCGGCGTTTTTTCCGCTATCGTCTGCAGCGCTTCGAAAATGGACTGCAGCCTTTCGGGGTCATCAGTATTTTCCGCCCGATGGATTGTCGTCAGAACGAAAGGGGAATCGAAATCGAATTCAATCCCCGGTTTTTCTGAGAGTGCTGCGTAGAACATGGCGGCGTCCTGCATGACATCGCCGGACCGGACGATACTTCCAAACCCTCTCGCATCTCCCCCGAACCCTTCCGCTTGAAGGTTTGAGACCGCTGTTGCGGTCGGACAGAAAAGAAGATCGCTGATCCGGTCGGTCATGATGCGGTTGACCTCCTCGGGCATCGCCATGTTAAAGCTCCGCAAGCCCGCTTCAACGTGGGCAACCCTGATATGGAGCTTCTTGGCAGCCAGTGCCCCGGCAAGCGTACTGTTCGTATCCCCATAAACCAGCACCCAGTCCGGCTGCTCATCCAGCAGTACTTTTTCGATCTTCTCGAGCATCTGGCCCGTCATGGCACCGTGTCCCAGGCTGTGCACCTCCAGATTATAATCCGGCTTCGGAATACGCATCTGCTCAAAAAAGATATCGGACATATTGGCATCAAAATGCTGTCCCGTGTGCACAATGACTTCTTCAATGTCGACACCATCGTTTTGCCGTTTCAGCACCTCACGACTGACCGTCGCAGCTTTGATGAATTGCGGTCTTGCACCGATAACGGTCAGAATTTTCACGATAACAGTCCTGCGTAAATATCCATAAGTTTTGTCTCCTCTGCCGACCAATTGTACTTTGTTTCCACGGCTTCCCTGCCGTTGCGTCCCATCCGTTCCGCTTCTTCCGGATGGGAAAGAATATACTGCATGGCGTTTGCGATCGCCGTCGGGTCGAGAGGATCGATGCAAAGCCCGCAATAGTTTTTTTCAATAATACTGCGCCAAAGAGGGAAATTCGAAGCTATCACGGGTATACCTGCGGACATATATTCAAACATTTTGTTGGGCTGTGAATCGATATGGTTGTGCGCCGGCAGGAACGTTACGACACCCGCCATC
Encoded proteins:
- a CDS encoding glycosyltransferase — encoded protein: MKQDTVVLLSFYINSDLKESKAMFASLFAQTRRDFDIFVKEDGPVLPLLHDYLLDLYASGQIQYFGERSTNRGVSFTFNELISHALKEGYVYIVRMDTDDICVPERIAVQHSFMSVHPEIDVVGAWIEEFNTDTDEKQVVRYAETHEEIFEFFKKRSPLANPTAFFRRTFFEKAGLHRLNTTNEDLALWIEGFAHGCRFHNLQVALVKMRVNDAFYYRRHGWAKAQDDFTLKIEATRRLGFGFTGYLYAVAAFFLLLSPVWVKRMFYKRLRG
- a CDS encoding sulfotransferase, whose protein sequence is MSYGRESPIIRYARTFQDLYRFCAPLDHLFRLPLRLHPPRDIPVVCIVAPPRSGSTLTYQVLTTALKNTHLTNIWNLLYATPALGGVVSKLLCRRHISSFSSTHGFVPGLCGEAEGLKFWSYWSGQTLQEDAGALKPEKLRELKGVLDMLASPDEPFITGYLGHAFSMEQMRAHFDRIVFVYVSRDLLSNAYSLLKISGEEWSSLRPKACSEKEYNSRYERVADQLVSIHESILSQSLPGDTIRITYEDLCRSPQRVVDSIVAFAKQRQIRVNPRLDLPQEFAASHIEPDTNDETRHLVTALKARVANGHEQNLPEIFLR
- the wecB gene encoding non-hydrolyzing UDP-N-acetylglucosamine 2-epimerase translates to MKILTVIGARPQFIKAATVSREVLKRQNDGVDIEEVIVHTGQHFDANMSDIFFEQMRIPKPDYNLEVHSLGHGAMTGQMLEKIEKVLLDEQPDWVLVYGDTNSTLAGALAAKKLHIRVAHVEAGLRSFNMAMPEEVNRIMTDRISDLLFCPTATAVSNLQAEGFGGDARGFGSIVRSGDVMQDAAMFYAALSEKPGIEFDFDSPFVLTTIHRAENTDDPERLQSIFEALQTIAEKTPLILPLHPRTRAKLTALGIRSLHDRLIIIDPVGYLEMVYLLTHCALVMTDSGGLQKEAFFFEKPCITLRDETEWTELVEHGFNLLTGADRNTIIDASEKMLRHKQLFDERKPELYGNGNASGIIVDALLKNQCKPNSDSTE